A single window of Solanum dulcamara chromosome 5, daSolDulc1.2, whole genome shotgun sequence DNA harbors:
- the LOC129890460 gene encoding uncharacterized protein LOC129890460 has protein sequence MTFNQKKAIRRMANNFFPSGETLYRRNLDMGLFRCVNAIEAMKVLEQIHVGVCGTHMNGLTLAKEILRADYFWMTMEHDCCKYVQKCHQCQLHGDLIRLPPHELNVMSSPWQLFVARGMDIIGLIEPTASNGHRFILVSIDYFTKWVEVASYKSVTKKVVVDFVHNNLICRFGIPDSIITDNRENLNSHLMKEICEKFKINHRNSTMYRPQMNGAVKAANKNIKKILRKMIDNHRVWHEIFSYALLGYRTTIRTSIGATPYLLVYGTEVVIPAKVEIPSLRIIQEVELRNTDWIHNRIEYLTLIDEKRMNTVCHGQLYQQRMIRSFNKRVRPRMF, from the coding sequence ATGACTTTCAATCAGAAGAAAGCAATACGTCGAATGGCTAacaatttctttccaagtggagAAACCCTTTATAGGAGGAATCTAGATATGGGACTTTTCAGATGTGTCAATGCCATTGAAGCTATGAAGGTTCTCGAACAGATTCACGTGGGAGTTTGTGGAACTCACATGAATGGGCTTACCTTGGCAAAAGAGATCCTTCGAGCCGACTATTTTTGGATGACTATGGAGCATGATTGTTGTAAGTATGTGCAAAAATGTCACCAATGTCAATTGCACGGTGATTTGATTCGACTACCTCCTCACGAGCTCAATGTTATGAGTTCTCCTTGGCAACTATTTGTGGCTCGGGGTATGGATATCATTGGTCTAATAGAGCCAACCGCCTCTAATGGACATAGGTTCATTCTAGTTTCCATTGATTACTTCACCAAGTGGGTGGAAGTAGCCTCATATAAATCAGTTACGAAGAAGGTAGTAGTAGACTTCGTTCATAATAATTTGATATGTAGATTTGGAATACCAGATTCTATCATTACCGATAATAGAGAAAATCTCAATAGTCATTTGATGAAAGAGATATGTgagaaattcaaaattaatcACCGAAACTCAACCATGTATCGTCCTCAAATGAATGGAGCCGTAAAAGCTGCCAACAAGAACATCAAAAAGATCTTAAGGAAAATGATTGACAATCACAGAGTTTGGCATGAGATATTTTCATATGCTTTGTTAGGTTACCGAACGACTATTAGAACATCAATTGGAGCAACCCCATACTTGCTAGTATATGGGACGGAAGTCGTAATCCCCGCCAAAGTGGAAATACCTTCATTGAGAATCATTCAAGAAGTTGAATTGAGAAACACCGATTGGATTCATAATCGAATTGAATATTTGACtttgattgatgaaaagagaatgaaCACCGTTTGCCATGGTCAATTGTATCAACAAAGAATGATTCGTTCTTTTAACAAGCGAGTGAGACCAAGAATGTTTTAA